The Erythrobacter sp. JK5 genome includes a region encoding these proteins:
- a CDS encoding aspartate-semialdehyde dehydrogenase yields the protein MGYRVAVVGATGNVGREMMQVLAEREFPCDEVAAVASSRSHGSEVEFGDTGKMLKCKNIEHFDWNGWDIALFSAGSGPAKEYAPKAAAAGCVVIDNSSLYRMEPDVPLIVPEVNPDAIDGYSKRNIIANPNCSTAQLVVALKPLHDAATIKRVVVSTYQSVSGAGKAGMDELFQQSRAIFVGDPVEPSTFTKQIAFNVIPHIDVFLDDGSTKEEWKMVVETKKILDPKIKLNATCVRVPVFVGHSEAVNIEFENELSAEQAMDILREAPGVMLVDKREDGGYVTPVESAGDGATYVSRVREDPTVENGITLWCVSDNLRKGAALNAVQIAELLGRRHLKKG from the coding sequence GTGGGTTACCGGGTGGCAGTGGTCGGCGCGACCGGCAATGTCGGACGCGAGATGATGCAGGTCCTCGCCGAGCGCGAGTTCCCGTGCGACGAAGTTGCGGCGGTCGCCTCGTCGCGTTCGCACGGGTCCGAAGTCGAATTCGGCGACACGGGCAAGATGCTCAAATGCAAGAATATCGAGCATTTCGACTGGAACGGCTGGGACATCGCGCTGTTTTCGGCCGGGAGCGGCCCGGCCAAGGAATACGCGCCCAAGGCGGCGGCGGCCGGCTGCGTCGTGATCGACAATTCCTCGCTCTACCGCATGGAGCCGGACGTGCCGCTGATCGTGCCGGAAGTGAACCCGGACGCGATCGACGGCTATTCGAAGCGCAACATCATCGCCAACCCCAACTGCTCGACCGCCCAGCTGGTGGTTGCATTGAAGCCATTGCACGACGCCGCGACGATCAAGCGCGTGGTCGTATCCACCTACCAATCGGTTTCCGGTGCGGGCAAGGCCGGGATGGACGAGCTGTTTCAGCAGAGCCGCGCGATCTTCGTCGGTGATCCGGTCGAGCCGAGTACGTTCACCAAGCAGATCGCCTTCAACGTGATTCCGCATATCGACGTCTTCCTCGACGATGGGTCGACCAAGGAAGAGTGGAAGATGGTGGTCGAGACGAAGAAGATCCTCGACCCGAAAATCAAGCTCAACGCCACCTGCGTGCGCGTGCCGGTGTTCGTCGGCCACTCCGAGGCAGTGAACATCGAATTCGAGAACGAACTGTCCGCAGAGCAGGCAATGGACATCCTGCGCGAGGCGCCCGGCGTGATGCTGGTCGATAAGCGCGAGGACGGCGGCTATGTCACCCCGGTCGAAAGCGCGGGCGATGGCGCGACCTATGTCAGCCGCGTGCGTGAGGATCCGACGGTCGAGAACGGTATCACGCTGTGGTGCGTTTCGGACAATCTGCGCAAGGGCGCAGCGCTCAACGCGGTGCAGATCGCCGAACTGCTCGGGCGGCGGCATCTGAAGAAGGGATGA
- a CDS encoding DPP IV N-terminal domain-containing protein: protein MRFSMLAAAAILTATPAMADNHVTTEPELTFERVFASPSLNGPSPRAARLSPDGKYLTLLRNRDDALERYDLWGFDIATREWRMLVDSESLGTGRELSEDEKMQRERARVGNLKGIISYQWASDGSGVLVPLDGDLYFAKLDGEVTRLTDTEETELNPALSSKAGYVSFVRDRRLWVGKVGEEAKPITPKEVDTIRWGEAEFVAQEEMGRLTGYWWGPNDQRIAVQRTDESPVGIVTRAAIGATGTKVFDQRYPVAGSNNAIVELFIMDPDGGNRVKVDLGEETDIYIARVDWGPDDFLYVQRQNREQTVMDVLRVDPATGASLVWFTETAAREDYWINLSNNYKFLKDGSLLWWSERDGYGHFYRFDGSDWTQLTSGTSPTTELVGVNEETGEFFYQATHEVLTQQIYRGMLDGSAEPVLLTDTDYTNSAVMDGKGKLLLVSRSKSDQPPQSYLATRSGEQVTWVEENALDEDHPYTPYLLSHVPPEFGTIAAEDGTELHYMMLKPEIEAGKQYPVFYYHYSGPGPQIVDKGWDGALAQAVVDRGYIYFALDNRGTANRGVDFEQPLYRAMGGVEVRDQKTGADFLKTLDFVDPEKIALYGWSYGGYMTLKQLQADPGLYAAGISGAPVTKWELYDTHYTERYMGDPREVPEAYEVASAIPDATRIADPLLLIHGMADDNVVFENSSELISVLQEGNVPFEMMLYPGYTHRVSGENISPHMWNTIFRFLEANGVTPPE from the coding sequence ATGCGCTTCTCGATGCTTGCCGCTGCTGCCATTCTCACCGCAACTCCCGCCATGGCCGATAATCACGTGACCACCGAACCCGAACTCACCTTCGAGCGCGTCTTCGCCTCGCCTTCGCTCAACGGGCCAAGCCCGCGCGCAGCCAGGCTTTCGCCCGACGGCAAGTATCTCACGCTGCTGCGCAACCGCGACGATGCGCTTGAGCGCTACGATCTGTGGGGCTTCGATATCGCCACGCGCGAATGGCGTATGCTGGTGGACAGCGAAAGCCTCGGCACCGGGCGCGAACTGTCCGAAGACGAGAAGATGCAGCGCGAGCGCGCGCGGGTCGGCAATCTCAAAGGGATCATCAGCTATCAGTGGGCGAGCGACGGATCGGGCGTCCTCGTGCCGCTCGATGGTGATCTCTACTTCGCAAAGCTCGATGGTGAAGTCACGCGCCTCACCGACACCGAGGAAACCGAACTCAACCCCGCACTGTCGAGCAAGGCGGGCTACGTGTCGTTCGTCCGCGACCGTCGGCTTTGGGTCGGCAAGGTGGGCGAAGAGGCCAAACCGATCACCCCGAAGGAGGTCGACACGATCCGCTGGGGCGAAGCCGAATTCGTCGCGCAGGAGGAGATGGGGCGGCTCACCGGATACTGGTGGGGGCCGAACGATCAGCGGATCGCGGTCCAGCGCACCGACGAAAGCCCGGTCGGGATCGTCACCCGCGCGGCGATTGGCGCAACCGGTACCAAGGTGTTCGACCAGCGCTACCCGGTCGCGGGCAGCAACAACGCGATCGTCGAGCTGTTCATCATGGACCCCGATGGCGGCAACCGCGTGAAGGTCGATCTCGGAGAGGAGACCGATATCTACATCGCGCGGGTCGACTGGGGACCGGACGACTTCCTCTATGTCCAGCGCCAGAACCGCGAACAGACGGTGATGGATGTGCTCAGGGTTGACCCAGCCACCGGCGCGAGTTTGGTGTGGTTCACCGAAACCGCCGCTCGCGAGGACTACTGGATCAACCTCAGCAACAACTACAAATTCCTCAAGGATGGTAGCCTGCTGTGGTGGTCAGAACGCGATGGCTACGGGCATTTCTACCGCTTCGACGGGAGTGACTGGACCCAGCTCACCAGCGGCACCTCTCCGACGACCGAACTGGTCGGCGTCAACGAGGAAACCGGCGAGTTCTTCTATCAGGCGACGCACGAGGTCCTGACCCAGCAGATCTATCGCGGAATGCTCGACGGGTCGGCCGAGCCGGTGCTGCTCACCGACACCGACTACACCAACAGCGCGGTGATGGATGGCAAGGGCAAGCTGCTCCTCGTCAGCCGCTCGAAATCCGACCAGCCGCCGCAAAGCTATCTCGCGACGCGCTCCGGCGAGCAGGTCACCTGGGTCGAGGAAAACGCACTCGACGAGGATCACCCGTATACGCCGTACCTGCTGAGCCACGTGCCGCCCGAATTCGGCACGATCGCAGCCGAGGACGGGACCGAGCTGCATTACATGATGCTCAAGCCCGAGATCGAGGCAGGCAAGCAATACCCGGTGTTCTATTACCATTACTCCGGTCCCGGTCCGCAGATCGTCGACAAGGGCTGGGACGGCGCGCTGGCGCAGGCGGTGGTCGACAGGGGTTACATCTACTTCGCGCTCGACAATCGCGGGACGGCCAATCGCGGCGTCGATTTCGAACAGCCGCTTTACCGCGCGATGGGCGGGGTCGAAGTGCGCGACCAGAAGACCGGCGCAGATTTCCTCAAGACGCTCGATTTCGTCGATCCCGAAAAGATCGCGCTCTACGGCTGGTCCTATGGCGGATACATGACGCTGAAGCAGTTGCAGGCTGATCCGGGCCTGTATGCGGCGGGTATCTCCGGCGCGCCGGTGACCAAGTGGGAGCTGTACGACACCCATTATACCGAGCGTTACATGGGCGACCCGCGTGAAGTGCCCGAAGCCTATGAGGTCGCCAGCGCTATCCCCGATGCGACCAGGATCGCCGATCCGCTGCTGCTGATCCACGGCATGGCCGACGACAACGTCGTGTTCGAGAATTCCTCCGAACTGATCAGCGTCCTGCAGGAAGGCAACGTGCCGTTCGAGATGATGCTCTATCCGGGCTACACGCACCGCGTGTCGGGCGAGAATATCAGCCCGCATATGTGGAACACGATCTTCCGGTTCCTGGAAGCGAACGGGGTCACTCCGCCGGAGTAA
- a CDS encoding GFA family protein — MRKGFRLNPYACHCTDCQTRTGSAFSEHMLFALADLEISGELDVGEYDQPSGAHSRVFGCAKCKARIYAVNDSREGLASLRCGTLDNSADFQPGAHLWTRSKQPWLTLPEGAKTMPEQPRSNEEWVAFVGVMP; from the coding sequence TTGCGCAAGGGGTTCCGCCTCAATCCCTATGCTTGTCATTGTACGGATTGCCAGACCCGCACGGGATCGGCTTTCAGCGAACACATGCTTTTCGCGCTGGCGGACCTCGAGATTTCAGGCGAACTCGATGTGGGTGAGTACGATCAGCCGAGCGGCGCACATTCGCGCGTCTTTGGCTGCGCGAAATGCAAGGCGCGGATTTACGCGGTGAATGACAGCCGTGAAGGTCTGGCGAGCCTGCGCTGCGGGACGCTTGACAACAGCGCTGATTTCCAGCCTGGCGCGCATCTCTGGACCCGAAGCAAGCAACCTTGGCTGACCTTGCCCGAGGGCGCAAAAACGATGCCGGAGCAACCGCGCAGCAACGAGGAGTGGGTTGCTTTCGTCGGAGTGATGCCATGA
- a CDS encoding aspartate-semialdehyde dehydrogenase — MRGVLLGLAALALAACDSGEVPPPGQEPLRPGNPDAGEQQVVLRADGLAAGPEAFYFAAGRMEVETALSSVLGAPSGTTENAECGAGPMQFTDYPGGLTANFQGGTLVGWNWRMPQDGDPVPAGEIAAAGDVQLATPRAEVEAIGGFVAIPDSTLGEEFALGDRVGGFFDADAVSMLYAGTQCFFR; from the coding sequence ATGCGCGGTGTTCTGCTTGGCCTTGCCGCGCTCGCTCTTGCTGCGTGCGACAGCGGCGAAGTTCCGCCACCGGGGCAGGAACCGCTGCGACCGGGTAATCCGGATGCCGGCGAACAGCAGGTCGTGTTGCGCGCCGATGGCCTCGCTGCGGGTCCCGAAGCGTTCTATTTCGCCGCCGGCAGGATGGAGGTCGAAACCGCGCTGTCCAGCGTGCTTGGCGCGCCGAGCGGCACCACCGAAAACGCGGAATGCGGTGCCGGGCCGATGCAGTTTACCGACTATCCCGGCGGACTGACCGCGAATTTCCAGGGCGGAACGCTGGTCGGATGGAACTGGCGCATGCCGCAGGATGGCGATCCGGTGCCAGCGGGCGAAATCGCGGCCGCCGGAGACGTCCAGCTTGCGACCCCGCGCGCCGAGGTGGAAGCGATCGGCGGATTCGTAGCGATTCCGGACAGCACGCTGGGCGAGGAATTCGCGCTCGGCGACCGGGTCGGCGGGTTCTTCGATGCGGATGCCGTGTCGATGCTCTATGCCGGGACCCAATGCTTCTTTCGCTGA
- a CDS encoding 2-hydroxychromene-2-carboxylate isomerase, with translation MTLKADLFFSFRSPYSYLAVGRYRAMAEEYDLDITLRTVLPIAIRDPDILFTGNPAAPRYIVMDSMRSAAFLGMPIAWPRPDPVVQNLMTREIAEEQPHIHRICRLGQTATRRGKGLAFAAEVAPLIWSGEVVGWNEGDHLAGAASRAGLEFAELETEAENDAEALDAEIAANQEALEKAGHWGVPTLIFEGEPFFGQDRVDMAKWRMKQKGLTKR, from the coding sequence GTGACGCTCAAGGCCGATCTCTTTTTCAGCTTCCGCTCGCCGTATTCCTACCTCGCGGTCGGCCGCTACCGCGCGATGGCCGAGGAATACGATCTCGACATTACCTTGCGCACCGTTCTGCCGATCGCGATCCGCGATCCCGACATCCTGTTCACCGGCAATCCGGCTGCGCCGCGCTACATCGTGATGGATTCGATGCGCTCGGCGGCGTTCCTCGGCATGCCGATCGCCTGGCCGCGCCCCGATCCGGTGGTGCAAAACCTGATGACGCGCGAAATCGCAGAGGAGCAGCCTCACATCCATCGCATCTGCCGCCTGGGTCAGACCGCGACCCGGCGGGGCAAGGGGCTCGCCTTCGCCGCCGAGGTTGCGCCGTTGATCTGGTCGGGTGAGGTCGTAGGATGGAACGAGGGCGATCACCTTGCCGGGGCAGCAAGCCGCGCCGGACTGGAGTTTGCCGAACTCGAAACAGAAGCCGAGAACGACGCCGAAGCGCTCGACGCCGAGATCGCCGCCAACCAAGAGGCGCTCGAAAAGGCCGGGCATTGGGGCGTGCCGACCCTCATATTCGAGGGCGAGCCGTTTTTCGGCCAGGACCGGGTCGACATGGCGAAGTGGCGGATGAAGCAGAAGGGGCTGACGAAGCGATGA
- the rpsP gene encoding 30S ribosomal protein S16, with product MAVAIRLSRGGAKKRPYYRIVVADSRAARDGKYLEQIGTYNPLLAKDDANRVKLDEDRAKYWLGVGATPSDRVLRFLDAAGIMERPARNNPQKGEPGENAKERAEEKAAKLAEAEEAAKSAEEETAAEADAPADSDTTENDATGSVKTEETAEAVADAVEEETPADATDEDKTAMAEQAAEGGPVEEAPAEDAKEDAGEDAADDKAE from the coding sequence ATGGCAGTTGCAATCCGGCTTTCGCGCGGTGGCGCAAAGAAGCGTCCTTACTACCGCATCGTCGTGGCCGACTCGCGTGCGGCGCGTGACGGCAAGTATCTCGAGCAGATCGGCACCTACAATCCGCTGCTCGCCAAGGACGACGCAAACCGTGTGAAGCTCGACGAAGACCGCGCCAAGTACTGGCTCGGCGTCGGTGCCACCCCGTCCGACCGCGTGCTGCGTTTCCTCGATGCCGCCGGCATCATGGAACGTCCGGCTCGCAACAACCCGCAGAAGGGCGAACCGGGCGAAAACGCCAAGGAACGCGCCGAAGAGAAGGCTGCGAAGCTGGCTGAAGCCGAAGAAGCGGCGAAGTCTGCCGAGGAAGAAACCGCGGCCGAAGCCGATGCGCCGGCCGATAGCGATACGACCGAGAACGACGCGACCGGTTCGGTCAAGACCGAAGAGACCGCAGAAGCGGTCGCCGATGCTGTCGAGGAGGAAACCCCGGCCGACGCGACCGACGAAGACAAGACGGCGATGGCCGAGCAGGCAGCCGAAGGCGGTCCTGTCGAAGAAGCGCCTGCTGAAGACGCCAAGGAAGATGCCGGCGAAGACGCAGCAGACGATAAGGCCGAGTAA
- a CDS encoding alpha/beta fold hydrolase — protein sequence MNTAGWRAKAKYFDFQGHQIAYWTSEGTNARQLLLVHGFPTCAWDWVPVWETLGTQHHLIACDMLGFGLSDKPRSGYSIHRQADLQEALLAHLGVAEFDALVHDYGVSVGQELLARNLEGSGAAGLGQMVFLNGGIFPDQHRARPIQKLGVSPLGFLVGLLMSRKSFGKSFSEVFGPDTQPSETELDEFWEFISRKGGNRITHKLLHYIADRRTHKDRWEAALVAAQDRIGLVNGALDPVSGKHAYDKWRDVVPDARHHLLPDVGHYPQVEAPGAVAAKALEWLTPAE from the coding sequence ATGAATACGGCAGGCTGGCGGGCAAAAGCCAAGTATTTCGACTTTCAGGGACACCAGATTGCCTACTGGACCAGCGAGGGGACGAATGCGCGCCAGCTGCTGCTGGTCCACGGCTTCCCGACCTGCGCGTGGGACTGGGTCCCGGTATGGGAAACACTGGGCACGCAGCACCATCTGATCGCCTGCGACATGCTGGGCTTCGGCCTTTCGGACAAGCCGCGCTCGGGATACTCGATCCACCGGCAGGCCGACTTGCAGGAAGCGCTGCTGGCGCATCTCGGCGTGGCCGAATTCGATGCCCTGGTGCACGATTACGGCGTGTCAGTCGGGCAGGAGCTTCTGGCGCGCAACCTTGAGGGTTCTGGCGCCGCTGGACTTGGGCAGATGGTATTCCTCAACGGCGGTATCTTTCCCGACCAACACCGCGCTCGACCGATCCAGAAGCTCGGCGTGTCGCCGCTGGGTTTCCTCGTAGGGTTGCTGATGAGCCGCAAGAGTTTCGGTAAGAGCTTTTCCGAAGTTTTCGGGCCCGATACGCAGCCGAGCGAGACAGAGCTGGACGAATTCTGGGAGTTCATCAGCCGCAAGGGCGGCAACCGGATCACGCACAAGCTGCTGCACTACATCGCCGACCGGCGGACACACAAAGACCGCTGGGAAGCGGCTCTGGTCGCGGCGCAGGATCGGATCGGCCTGGTCAACGGCGCGCTCGACCCGGTCTCGGGCAAGCACGCCTATGACAAATGGCGCGACGTGGTGCCGGATGCGCGGCACCACCTGCTTCCGGATGTCGGCCACTATCCGCAGGTCGAGGCACCCGGCGCAGTCGCCGCCAAGGCGCTGGAGTGGCTTACTCCGGCGGAGTGA
- the rimM gene encoding ribosome maturation factor RimM (Essential for efficient processing of 16S rRNA) has product MAEDQIELAAITGAHGVAGEVRLKLFGEGVEALSRHTAFNGGALTLRKIRSDTKGGAVARFAEATNRTEAEKLRGTVLTVPRDGLPALEEGEYYHADLIGLRAMTDAGAHVGRVIAVQNFGATDIVEIEKDPAPAKGMKTFMVPMTKAAVLDWDTEKLVIAAGFADE; this is encoded by the coding sequence ATGGCAGAGGACCAGATCGAACTCGCCGCCATCACCGGCGCGCATGGCGTGGCGGGCGAGGTGCGCCTCAAATTGTTCGGGGAGGGTGTCGAGGCGCTTTCCCGGCACACTGCGTTCAATGGCGGCGCACTGACGCTTCGCAAGATCCGCTCCGACACCAAGGGCGGGGCGGTGGCGCGGTTTGCCGAGGCCACCAATCGCACCGAGGCGGAAAAGCTGCGAGGGACCGTGCTGACAGTCCCGCGTGACGGCTTGCCTGCCCTCGAAGAAGGCGAGTACTACCACGCCGACCTGATCGGGCTGCGTGCGATGACCGACGCGGGCGCGCATGTGGGCAGGGTGATCGCGGTTCAGAATTTCGGCGCGACCGATATTGTCGAGATCGAAAAGGACCCTGCGCCTGCGAAGGGCATGAAGACCTTCATGGTCCCGATGACCAAAGCGGCGGTGCTGGACTGGGACACGGAAAAACTTGTGATCGCAGCCGGTTTCGCCGACGAATAG
- a CDS encoding alpha/beta fold hydrolase, with the protein MSSGSFESFDGTRLAVHRTGEGDPVILLHGLFSSADMNWIRWGHAQRLADAGFEAIMLDFRVHGESASPTDPAAYPSGVLVRDLAALVEHIGLEDGEYDLAGFSLGARTSLHAVASQVLAPRKLVVAGMGVAGLSEWQKRAAFFKRVIDEFDTITRDDPAYYSRQFLKSQGVDRVAARLLLDAMGDLDLAALANVTMPTLVVCGENDQDNGSASDLAALLPDAAYREVPGAHLDSATKPELGKAIVEFLVQP; encoded by the coding sequence ATGAGTTCGGGTTCATTCGAGAGTTTCGACGGTACCCGCCTCGCCGTCCATCGCACCGGCGAGGGCGATCCGGTCATCCTCCTCCACGGCCTGTTTTCCAGCGCCGACATGAACTGGATCAGGTGGGGTCATGCTCAGCGGCTCGCGGATGCCGGGTTCGAAGCGATCATGCTCGATTTCCGGGTGCACGGCGAAAGCGCTTCGCCGACCGATCCGGCAGCCTATCCGTCCGGCGTGCTGGTGCGCGATCTCGCTGCGCTGGTGGAACATATCGGGCTGGAGGATGGCGAATACGATCTCGCCGGATTCTCGCTCGGTGCGCGCACGTCGCTTCACGCGGTCGCCAGTCAGGTTCTCGCGCCGCGCAAGCTGGTGGTGGCGGGGATGGGTGTTGCAGGGCTCAGCGAGTGGCAAAAGCGCGCGGCATTCTTCAAGCGGGTGATCGATGAATTCGACACGATCACGCGCGATGATCCCGCCTACTACTCGCGCCAGTTCCTGAAGTCGCAGGGGGTGGACCGGGTGGCGGCGCGGCTGCTGCTCGATGCGATGGGCGATCTCGATCTTGCCGCGCTCGCCAACGTCACGATGCCGACGCTCGTGGTCTGCGGCGAGAACGATCAGGACAACGGTTCAGCCAGCGACCTCGCCGCGCTCTTGCCCGATGCGGCCTATCGCGAAGTACCCGGCGCGCATCTCGACAGCGCGACCAAGCCCGAACTGGGCAAGGCGATCGTCGAATTCCTTGTGCAGCCGTGA
- a CDS encoding M2 family metallopeptidase, giving the protein MKFATTALSALAISLAAAPAPAFADGHAAETDAAGEAPTPADAAAWVAAVEEDLNDFSKTFSHVAWLNNTYLNYDSNTLAAKYGAEATLKTVKYANEAAKYARVEGLDAETARKLDMLRNGIVMPAPSRDGAAAELSEIATQLGSAYGQGRGTLNGEEINGSDIEAEMGNLDRTPAELAEMWTSWHDNVGAPMREDYATMVGIANDGAKELGFNDLGAMWRSNYDMDPDAFAAETERMWQEVKPLYVALHTYVRRKLHEKYGDAVQPATGPIRADLLGNMWAQEWGNIYPLVAPEGAGDIGYDLTDLIAEKDLDAVEMTKVGEQFFTSLGFEPLPETFWERSQFTKPQDREVVCHASAWNLDNVDDLRIKMCIKQNADDFITIHHELGHNYYQRAYNQQDYLHLNGANDGFHEAIGDMIALSITPEYLVQIDMLKPEQVPSADKDIGLLLRQAMDKVAFLPFGLLVDRYRWSLFDGSTDMANANQAWTDLRTEYQGIVPPVERTEANFDAGAKYHIPGNVPYTRYFLARILQFQFFKAACDQAGWEGPLHRCSFYGNEEVGKNLNAMLEMGASKPWPDALEAFTGERQMSGKAMVDYFAPLMAWLEEQNEGQEAGW; this is encoded by the coding sequence ATGAAATTTGCTACCACTGCGCTGTCCGCGCTGGCCATCTCGCTCGCCGCCGCTCCGGCCCCCGCGTTTGCGGATGGGCATGCGGCAGAGACCGATGCCGCGGGCGAGGCCCCCACTCCGGCAGATGCTGCCGCCTGGGTAGCCGCGGTCGAAGAGGACTTGAACGACTTTTCGAAAACCTTTTCGCACGTCGCGTGGCTGAACAACACGTATCTTAACTACGACAGCAACACGCTCGCCGCGAAATACGGCGCCGAGGCGACGCTCAAGACCGTGAAATACGCCAACGAAGCGGCGAAGTACGCACGGGTCGAAGGGCTCGATGCGGAAACCGCGCGCAAGCTCGACATGCTGCGCAACGGCATCGTGATGCCCGCTCCGTCGCGCGACGGCGCTGCAGCGGAGCTCTCCGAGATCGCGACGCAACTGGGCTCTGCCTACGGCCAGGGTCGCGGAACGCTGAACGGCGAGGAGATAAACGGGTCGGATATCGAGGCCGAGATGGGCAATCTCGACCGTACACCCGCGGAGCTCGCGGAAATGTGGACCAGCTGGCACGACAATGTCGGCGCCCCGATGCGCGAGGATTACGCGACGATGGTCGGCATCGCCAACGATGGCGCAAAGGAACTTGGCTTCAACGATCTCGGCGCGATGTGGCGGTCCAATTACGACATGGACCCCGATGCCTTCGCCGCCGAGACCGAGCGAATGTGGCAGGAAGTGAAGCCGCTTTACGTTGCGCTGCACACCTACGTGCGTCGCAAACTCCACGAGAAGTACGGCGACGCCGTGCAGCCCGCCACCGGCCCGATCCGCGCCGATCTGCTGGGCAACATGTGGGCACAGGAATGGGGTAACATCTACCCGCTCGTCGCGCCCGAAGGTGCGGGCGATATCGGCTACGACCTGACCGATCTCATCGCCGAAAAGGACCTGGACGCAGTCGAGATGACCAAGGTAGGCGAGCAGTTCTTCACCTCGCTTGGCTTCGAACCGCTGCCCGAAACCTTCTGGGAGCGCAGCCAATTTACCAAGCCGCAGGATCGCGAGGTCGTGTGCCATGCCAGCGCGTGGAACCTCGACAATGTCGACGATCTGCGGATCAAGATGTGCATCAAGCAGAATGCCGACGATTTCATCACGATCCACCACGAGCTGGGCCACAACTACTACCAGCGCGCCTACAACCAGCAGGATTACCTGCACCTCAACGGCGCGAACGACGGGTTCCACGAGGCGATCGGCGACATGATCGCGCTGTCGATCACGCCCGAATACCTGGTGCAGATCGACATGCTGAAGCCCGAACAGGTGCCGAGTGCCGACAAGGATATCGGCCTGCTGCTGCGCCAAGCGATGGACAAGGTCGCGTTCCTGCCGTTCGGCCTGCTGGTCGATCGTTACCGCTGGAGCCTGTTCGACGGATCTACCGACATGGCGAATGCGAACCAGGCGTGGACCGATCTGCGCACCGAATACCAGGGCATCGTCCCGCCGGTCGAGCGGACCGAGGCCAATTTCGATGCCGGGGCGAAGTATCACATTCCGGGCAACGTACCCTACACCCGTTACTTCCTCGCGCGGATCCTGCAGTTCCAGTTCTTCAAGGCCGCCTGCGATCAGGCCGGGTGGGAAGGGCCGCTGCACCGCTGCTCGTTCTACGGCAACGAGGAGGTCGGCAAGAACCTCAATGCGATGCTCGAAATGGGCGCGTCCAAGCCGTGGCCCGATGCGCTCGAGGCCTTCACCGGCGAACGGCAGATGAGCGGCAAGGCGATGGTCGATTATTTCGCGCCGCTGATGGCGTGGCTGGAAGAGCAGAACGAGGGGCAGGAGGCCGGCTGGTGA
- the rplS gene encoding 50S ribosomal protein L19 → MNLIQQIEAEEIGKVEKEIPEFRAGDTVRVGVKVIEGQRERIQNFEGVVIARSNRSINSNFTVRKISFGEGVERVFPLYSPIVDSITVVRRGVVRRAKLYYLRGRTGKRARIAERKVNAPKA, encoded by the coding sequence GTGAACCTGATCCAGCAAATCGAAGCCGAGGAAATCGGCAAGGTCGAAAAAGAGATTCCCGAATTCCGCGCGGGCGACACCGTGCGCGTCGGCGTGAAGGTGATCGAAGGCCAGCGCGAGCGTATTCAGAACTTCGAAGGCGTCGTGATCGCCCGCTCGAACCGTTCGATCAACAGCAATTTCACCGTGCGCAAGATCAGCTTCGGCGAGGGCGTCGAGCGCGTCTTCCCGCTTTATTCGCCGATCGTCGACAGCATCACCGTGGTGCGCCGCGGCGTCGTGCGTCGGGCGAAGCTGTACTACCTGCGCGGCCGCACCGGCAAGCGTGCGCGTATCGCCGAGCGCAAGGTCAACGCCCCGAAGGCGTAA